The following coding sequences are from one Carassius auratus strain Wakin chromosome 47, ASM336829v1, whole genome shotgun sequence window:
- the LOC113065070 gene encoding zona pellucida sperm-binding protein 3-like → MGLLQCVLVLVVLVVFDLKNAIGSLSSSQSPKSKKHQSYPASRVPVSSQVLGNTLQKASPFQSLDYRGFAQEPLGLQEKQVLQGPVKPLDWRFPIVPEVPSEMAVDFHLRQPVTPSSVAIQCGENRIHVEVQQDLFSNGEPIQPSGLTLGGCPVVGLVPGSKVLFFENELQDCNSVLMMTKDELVYTFALTYTPEAFAGTPITRAGGAVIGVQCHYQRFQNVSSSALKPTWVPYASTEAGEEVLVFSLKLMTDDWSYERPSNSYFLGDVINVEASVKVYNHVPLRVFVDSCVATQVPDVNALPRYLFIENHGCLVDAKVTASSSRFMPRSQEDKIRFQLEAFMFQGGSSPSIYMTCVLKATLASATSDSLHKSCSFANGWLAADGNNQVCACCDSTCGPDGGTAASPFGGLQWEGKASLGPVVVQEHKKTLAGLQ, encoded by the exons ATGGGTCTTTTGCAATGTGTGTTAGTGCTAGTTGTGCTTGTGGTGTTTGATCTGAAGAATGCTATTGGAAGTTTGAGTTCCAGTCAAAGTCCAAAAAGCAAGAAGCATCAATCATATCCAGCTTCCAGAGTGCCTGTTTCTTCTCAAGTGCTCGGGAACACTTTGCAGAAGGCCTCTCCGTTTCAGAGTCTCGACTACAGAGGATTTGCACAAGAGCCTCTTGGTCTTCAGGAGAAGCAGGTGTTGCAGGGTCCAGTGAAGCCTTTGGACTGGAGGTTTCCCATTGTTCCAGAAGTGCCGAGTGAGATGGCGGTGGATTTCCATTTGAGGCAACCTGTGACCCCCAGTAGTGTTGCTATTCAATGCGGTGAGAACCGGATTCATGTGGAGGTACAGCAGGACTTGTTTAGCAATGGTGAACCGATCCAGCCATCTGGTCTGACTCTGGGAGGATGTCCTGTTGTCGGTTTGGTCCCAGGCTCTAAGGTGCTCTTCTTTGAGAATGAACTGCAGGACTGCAACAGTGTCTTGATG ATGACCAAGGATGAGCTTGTCTACACCTTTGCCCTTACCTACACTCCTGAGGCGTTTGCTGGCACTCCGATTACCCGTGCAGGTGGTGCAGTTATTGGAGTTCAATGCCACTATCAAAG GTTTCAAAATGTCAGCAGTAGTGCCTTGAAGCCAACTTGGGTCCCTTATGCCTCAACGGAGGCTGGTGAAGAAGTCTTGGTGTTCTCCCTGAAGCTCATGACTG ATGACTGGTCCTATGAGAGGCCTTCAAACTCTTACTTCCTGGGTGACGTTATTAATGTTGAGGCATCTGTGAAGGTATACAACCACGTCCCTCTGCGTGTGTTTGTAGACAGCTGTGTGGCCACCCAAGTACCTGATGTGAACGCCCTTCCGAGATATTTGTTCATTGAGAATCATGG ATGTCTTGTGGATGCCAAGGTCACAGCTTCCAGCTCGCGCTTCATGCCTCGATCCCAGGAAGACAAAATCCGGTTCCAGCTGGAGGCCTTCATGTTCCAGGGGGGATCCAGTCCTTCT ATCTACATGACGTGTGTTCTGAAGGCCACTCTTGCTTCTGCAACTAGTGACTCGCTCCACAAATCCTGTTCCTTTGCCAATGG GTGGCTTGCTGCTGATGGGAACAACCAGGTTTGTGCTTGCTGTGACTCAACATGTGGTCCTGATGGTGGAACTGCTGCTTCTCCTTTTGGAG GCCTTCAGTGGGAAGGGAAGGCCTCGCTCGGTCCTGTAGTGGTTCAAGAGCACAAGAAGACTTTAGCTGGTCTTCAATAA
- the LOC113065072 gene encoding zona pellucida sperm-binding protein 3-like encodes MGLLQCLLVLVVLVVFDLKNAIGSLSSSQSPKSKKHQSYPASRVPVSSQVLGNTLQKASLFQSLDYRGFAQEPLGLQEKQVLQGPVKPLDWRFPIVPEVPSEMAVDFHLRQPVTPSSVAIQCGENRIHVEVQQDLFSNGELIQPSGLTLGGCPVVGLVPGSKVLFFENELQDCNSVLMMTKDELVYTFALTYTPEAFAGTPITRAGGAVIGVQCHYQRFQNVSSSALKPTWVPYASTEAGEEVLVFSLKLMTDDWSYERPSNSYFLGDVINVEASVKVYNHVPLRVFVDSCVATQVPDVNALPRYLFIENHGCLVDAKVTASSSRFMPRSQEDKIRFQLEAFMFQGGSSPSIYMTCVLKATLASAPSDALHKSCSFANGWLAADGNNQVCGCCDSTCGPDGGTAASPFGGLRWEGKASLGPVVVQEHKKTLAGLQ; translated from the exons ATGGGTCTTTTGCAATGTCTGTTAGTGCTGGTTGTGCTTGTGGTGTTTGATCTGAAGAATGCTATTGGAAGTTTGAGTTCCAGTCAAAGTCCAAAAAGCAAGAAGCATCAATCATATCCAGCTTCCAGAGTGCCTGTTTCTTCTCAAGTGCTCGGGAACACTTTGCAGAAGGCCTCTCTGTTTCAGAGTCTCGACTACAGAGGATTTGCACAAGAGCCTCTTGGTCTTCAGGAGAAGCAGGTGTTGCAGGGTCCAGTGAAGCCTCTGGACTGGAGGTTTCCCATTGTTCCAGAAGTGCCGAGTGAGATGGCGGTGGATTTCCATTTGAGGCAACCTGTGACCCCCAGTAGTGTAGCTATTCAATGCGGTGAGAACCGGATTCATGTGGAGGTACAGCAGGACTTGTTTAGCAATGGTGAACTGATCCAGCCATCTGGTCTGACTCTGGGAGGATGTCCTGTTGTCGGTTTGGTCCCAGGCTCTAAGGTGCTCTTCTTTGAGAATGAACTGCAGGACTGCAACAGTGTCTTGATG ATGACCAAGGATGAGCTTGTCTACACCTTTGCCCTTACCTACACTCCTGAGGCGTTTGCTGGCACTCCGATTACCCGTGCAGGTGGTGCAGTTATTGGAGTTCAATGCCACTATCAAAG GTTTCAAAATGTCAGCAGTAGTGCCTTGAAGCCAACTTGGGTCCCTTATGCCTCAACGGAGGCTGGTGAAGAAGTCTTGGTGTTCTCCCTGAAGCTCATGACTG ATGACTGGTCCTATGAGAGGCCTTCAAACTCTTACTTCCTGGGTGACGTTATTAATGTTGAGGCATCTGTGAAGGTATACAACCACGTCCctctgcgtgtgtttgtggacaGCTGTGTGGCCACCCAAGTACCTGATGTGAACGCCCTTCCGAGATATTTGTTCATTGAGAATCATGG ATGTCTTGTGGATGCCAAGGTCACCGCTTCCAGCTCGCGCTTCATGCCTCGATCCCAGGAAGACAAAATCCGGTTCCAGCTGGAGGCCTTCATGTTCCAGGGGGGATCCAGTCCTTCT ATCTACATGACGTGTGTTCTGAAGGCCACTCTTGCTTCTGCACCTAGTGACGCGCTCCACAAATCCTGTTCCTTTGCCAATGG GTGGCTTGCTGCTGATGGGAACAACCAGGTTTGTGGTTGCTGTGACTCAACATGTGGTCCTGATGGTGGAACTGCTGCTTCTCCTTTTGGAG GCCTTCGGTGGGAAGGGAAGGCCTCGCTCGGTCCTGTAGTGGTTCAAGAGCACAAGAAGACTTTAGCTGGTCTTCAATAA
- the LOC113065073 gene encoding zona pellucida sperm-binding protein 4-like: MAGSWCLAQILVVCAFCHAVPQWSQSLQNAQALMIQQTDQQFQLQKPVQQLTNQQFLFQKPVPQQPKPQFPFQKPVPQQPKPQFPFQKPVPQQPKPQFPFQKPVPQQPKPQFPLQKPVPQQPKPQFPLQKPVPQQPKPQFPLQKPVPQQPKPQFPLQKPDQLDKCAVADSEQIQCGLPGISGAACEAINCCFNGQQCFYGRAVTVQCIRDGQFVVVVSRDVTLPRLSLDSVQLLGGNDPPCAPVGSTPSFAIYQFPVTACGTSVMEDGGYVVYENRMTSSYEVGIGPYGSITRDSHFEFLFQCRYSGTSVEALVVEVNSVPPPPPVAAPGPLRVELRLANGQCVTKGCAEGDEAYTSYYSDADYPITKVLREPVYVEVHIMERTDPNIVLMLGRCWTTSTPSPLSLPQWDLLIDGCPYQDDRYLTTLVPVTGSSGLQFPTHYKRFVVKMFTFVDPASLAALQETVFIHCSTAVCHPSSGSCEQSCTRKRRDTRIKAVSGEQTVVSSGEVTLVM, translated from the exons ATGGCTGGAAGTTGGTGTTTGGCTCAGATTTTGGTGGTCTGTGCTTTCTGTCATGCTGTCCCACAGTGGAGTCAATCGCTTCAGAATGCTCAAGCTCTGATGATCCAGCAAACTGACCAGCAGTTTCAGctccagaagccagttcaacagctaactaaccagcagtttctgtttcagaagccagttccacaacaacctaagccgcagtttccgtttcagaagccagttccacaacaacctaagccgcagtttccgtttcagaagccagttccacaacaacctaagccgcagtttccgtttcagaagccagttccacaacaacctaagccgcagtttccgcttcagaagccagttccacaacaacctaagccgcagtttccgcttcagaagccagttccacaacaacctaagccgcagttccctcttcagaagccagttccacaacaacctaagccgcagtttccgcttcagaagccagatCAACTTGATAAATGTGctgtagctgattctgagcagatccaatgcggtctacctgggatcagtggtgctgcgtgtgaagctatcaactgctgctttaaCGGACAGCAGTGTTTCTATGGGAGGGCAG TGACTGTCCAGTGtattagagatggtcagtttgtggtagtggtgtctCGAGACGTTACCttgcctcgactgagtctggattcgGTTCAACTACTGGGTGGAAACGACCCACCTTGTGCTCCTGTGGGGTCTACACCTTCCTTTGCTatataccagttccctgtgaccgcatgtggcacgagcgtgatg GAGGACGGTGGATATGTGGTGTATGAAAACCGAATGACCTCAtcgtatgaagtggggattggaccatatggttccatcacaagggacagtcattttGA gtttctcttccagtgtagatattcgggaacttctgtggaagctctggttgtggaggtcaactccgttcctccacctccaccagtagccgctcctggacctctcagggtggagctcagactggccaatggccaatgtgtcaccaaaggctgtgctgaag gggatgaggcctacacgtcctactacagtgacgctgattatcccatcacaaaagtcctgcgagagcctgtgtatgttgaggtgcacattatggagaggactgaccccaacattgtcctgatgctggGACGTTGTTGGACTACTTCAACCCCCAGTCCACTCAGTctcccccagtgggaccttctgatcGACGG atgcccttaccaggacgaccgctatctgaccacactggttccagtgactggatcgtctggtcttcagttcccaacccactacaagcgctttgttgtgaagatgttcacatttgtagatccagcctcactggctgctctgcaggaaacc gtcttcatccactgcagtacagcggtgtgccatccatcatctgGCTCTTGTGAGCAAAGCTGCACCAGGAAAC GAAGAGACACCCGTATCAAGGCTGTCTCTGgggagcagactgtggtttctagtggagaagttactctggtcatgtaa
- the LOC113064564 gene encoding zona pellucida sperm-binding protein 1-like, with product MERTDPNIVLMLGRCWTTSTPSPLSLPQWDLLIDGCPYQDDRYLTTLVPVTGSSGLQFPTHYKRFVCEDVHICRSSLTGCSAGNRLHPLQYRGVPSIIWLFVSKAAPGNEETPVSRLSSGEQTVVSSGRSYSGHVNLVFLINPAEPRGISLSIVLVRQNPGLRASSSCFFLAPLNQGIPFSILQLLTWAAQGST from the exons atggagaggactgaccccaacattgtcctgatgctggGACGTTGTTGGACTACTTCAACCCCCAGTCCACTCAGTctcccccagtgggaccttctgatcGACGG atgcccttaccaggacgaccgctatctgaccacactggttccagtgactggatcgtctggtcttcagttcccaacccactacaagcgctttgtttgtgaagatgttcacatttgtagatccagCCTCACTGGCTGCTCTGCAGGAAACC GTCTTCATCCACTGCAGTACAGAggtgtgccatccatcatctgGCTCTTTGTGAGCAAAGCTGCACCAGGAAAC GAAGAGACACCCGTATCAAGGCTGTCCTCTGgggagcagactgtggtttctagtgggagaagttactctggtcatgtaaatctagtgtttttaataaaccCTGCAGAACCCCGAGGTATCTCTTTGTCTATTGTTTTGGTTCGACAGAATCCGGGATTACGTGCCTCTTCCAGTTGTTTTTTCCTCGCACCATTAAACCAAGGCATTCCTTTCTCCATCCTCCAGTTGTTAACCTGGGCAGCACAAG GGTCCACCTGA
- the LOC113065074 gene encoding zona pellucida sperm-binding protein 3-like, with product MGLLQCLLVLVVLVVFDLKNAIGSLSSSQSPKSKKHQSYPASRVPVSSQVLGNTLQKASLFQSLDYRGFAQEPLGLQEKQVLQGPVKPLDWRFPIVPEVPSEMAVDFHLRQPVTPSSVAIQCGENRINVEVQQDLFSNGELIQPSGLTLGGCPVVGLVPGSKVLFFENELQDCNSVLMMTKDELVYTFALTYTPEAFAGTPITRAGGAVIGVQCHYQRFQNVSSSALKPTWVPYASTEAGEEVLVFSLKLMTDDWSYERPSNSYFLGDVINVEASVKVYNHVPLRVFVDSCVATQVPDVNALPRYLFIENHGCLVDAKVTASSSRFMPRSQEDKIRFQLEAFMFQGGSSPSIYMTCVLKATLASAPSDALHKSCSFANGWLAADGNNQVCGCCDSTCGPDGGTAASPFGGLRWEGKASLGPVVVQEHKKTLAGLQ from the exons ATGGGTCTTTTGCAATGTCTGTTAGTGCTGGTTGTGCTTGTGGTGTTTGATCTGAAGAATGCTATTGGAAGTTTGAGTTCCAGTCAAAGTCCAAAAAGCAAGAAGCATCAATCATATCCAGCTTCCAGAGTGCCTGTTTCTTCTCAAGTGCTCGGGAACACTTTGCAGAAGGCCTCTCTGTTTCAGAGTCTCGACTACAGAGGATTTGCACAAGAGCCTCTTGGTCTTCAGGAGAAGCAGGTGTTGCAGGGTCCAGTGAAGCCTTTGGACTGGAGGTTTCCCATTGTTCCAGAAGTGCCGAGTGAGATGGCGGTGGATTTCCATTTGAGGCAACCTGTGACCCCCAGTAGTGTAGCTATTCAATGCGGTGAGAACCGGATTAATGTGGAGGTACAGCAGGACTTGTTTAGCAATGGTGAACTGATCCAGCCATCTGGTCTGACTCTGGGAGGATGTCCTGTTGTCGGTTTGGTCCCAGGCTCTAAGGTGCTCTTCTTTGAGAATGAACTGCAGGACTGCAACAGTGTCTTGATG ATGACCAAGGATGAGCTTGTCTACACCTTTGCCCTTACCTACACTCCTGAGGCATTTGCTGGCACTCCGATTACCCGTGCAGGTGGTGCAGTTATTGGAGTTCAATGCCACTATCAAAG GTTTCAAAATGTCAGCAGTAGTGCCTTGAAGCCAACTTGGGTCCCTTATGCCTCAACGGAGGCTGGTGAAGAAGTCTTGGTGTTCTCCCTGAAGCTCATGACTG ATGACTGGTCCTATGAGAGGCCTTCAAACTCTTACTTCCTGGGTGACGTTATTAATGTTGAGGCATCTGTGAAGGTATACAACCACGTCCctctgcgtgtgtttgtggacaGCTGTGTGGCCACCCAAGTACCTGATGTGAACGCCCTTCCGAGATATTTGTTCATTGAGAATCATGG ATGTCTTGTGGATGCCAAGGTCACCGCTTCCAGCTCGCGCTTCATGCCTCGATCCCAGGAAGACAAAATCCGGTTCCAGCTGGAGGCCTTCATGTTCCAGGGGGGATCCAGTCCTTCT ATCTACATGACGTGTGTTCTGAAGGCCACTCTTGCTTCTGCACCTAGTGACGCGCTCCACAAATCCTGTTCCTTTGCCAATGG GTGGCTTGCTGCTGATGGGAACAACCAGGTTTGTGGTTGCTGTGACTCAACATGTGGTCCTGATGGTGGAACTGCTGCTTCTCCTTTTGGAG GCCTTCGGTGGGAAGGGAAGGCCTCGCTCGGTCCTGTAGTGGTTCAAGAGCACAAGAAGACTTTAGCTGGTCTTCAATAA